GAACTCTTGAGTTTGTGACTCGACCGATGACAGGCCCACGGTGAAAAGGACCAAGGAAGTCATCATAACAAAAACCAGCGTCTTCATAGTGCCTCCTGTTTATCCTCATAATGATAATATTGCAGCGCCTTAACCAGCGTGTCATAGTTATTTATATCACAGAATTCTTTGTCATTAAAGAAAAATTTTCATCCCGTTCCTTTTGAAATTTATTTTTCATTTATGCTATGGTTAGTATCTCTCAGGGCACAGAAGAGAGGGGAAGAGACACCGGACGAACTGGAATGACGGGACTGGCAGCTTTGCTCGCGACTGCTTCGGCTTTTCCCCTGTGTATTTTATATTGCCTGTGGCCGACCGGAAGGAGGTTCCTATGAAGAAGATAGTACTAGCGTATTCGGGAGGCCTTGACACCTCTGTGGCGATAGCATGGCTGAAGGAAACGTACGGCGCTGAAGTCATTGCCTTCTGCGCAGACCTCGGTCAGGGAGAAGACCTCGATGAAGTCAGGGAAAAGGCCCTGAAGACAGGGGCTTCAAAGGCGTACGTGGAAGACCTGAAAGAGGAGTTCGTTTCAGACTATGTCTTTCCCATGCTCAGGACAAATGCGATCTATGAAGGAACATACCTCCTGGGGACATCGATCGCAAGACCATTAATAGCAAAGAGACAGATAGAGATCGCACAGGCAGAAGGGGCTGAGGCTGTGTCACACGGCGCCACAGGAAAGGGGAATGACCAGGTGAGGTTTGAACTCACCTACTATGCGCTCAAACCTGATATAAAAGTCATCGCCCCCTGGAGAGAGTGGCCCTTCAAGTCCCGTCAGTCCCTGATCGAATATGCCAGGGCCCATGGGATCCCTGTCACGGCGACAAAGGAAAAACCTTACAGCACGGACCGGAATCTCCTCCATATCAGTTATGAAGGAGGGATCCTGGAAGACCCCTGGGCAGAGCCGCCGGAGGACATGTATACGATGATGGTACCGCCGGAAAAGGCCCCTGACAAGCCTACCTACATCGAAATATCTTACAAATCCGGGAACCCCGTTGCCGTCAATGGGACATGCATGTCACCTGCCCGTCTCCTCGAGACCCTCAATTCCATTGCCGGCGATAACGGCATCGGGAGGGTGGACATTGTGGAGAACCGGTATGTGGGCATGAAGTCGAGGGGAGTCTATGAAACACCGGGAGGCACAATCCTCCATGTCGCCCACAGGGCGATAGAGTCCCTGACCCTCGACAGGGAGGTCCTCCATCTGCGGGACTCGCTGATACCACGCTATGCAGAGATTGTTTATTATGGATACTGGATATCTCCTGAGAGGGAAACGATCCAGCATTTGGTTGACGACATCCAGAAAGAGGTGACGGGCGACGTCAATCTGAAGCTCTACAAAGGGAGCTGCCTCGTTGCGGGGAGGAAATCGGTGAAATCTCTCTACCATCCTGAGTTCGCAACCTTCGAGGAAGACGAGATCTATAATCAGAAGGACGCCGAGGGTTTTATCAAATTGAACGCCCTCCGTCTCAGGGTAAGGAGGCTCTTAAGAAGTTCCCATGTCTGATCTTGAAACATGGATCGCCCTCTCGATGGTGCCTGAGATAGGCCCTGTCACCTTCAGAAGACTCCTCACCGTCTACGGAGAACCGGCATCAGTTTTTGATGCGCCCCTTCGCGAGATCTCGAATGTCGAGGGTGTCGGAGAAAGAAGAGCGAAGAACATAAGAGAGTTCCGGGCATGGAAGAATGTTAAGAAACACCTCACCTGTCTCGATGAGATCCATGCGCGTGCCGTAACATTCAGGGACCCCGAATATCCTCAGCTCCTCAGAGAGATCGAAAGTGCGCCTGTTCTCCTTTACGTGAGAGGGACACTAAAGCAAGAGGACCGGTTTGCCATCGCCATCGTAGGATCGAGGAAAACGAGCCATTACGGAAGAGAAGTGGCCGGGAAGCTCTCATCTGAGTTGTCGGCGTCGGGATTCACGATTGTGAGCGGAATGGCACGGGGAATCGACACCATTTCCCACACCGGTTCTTTGCAGGCAGGCGGGAGAACCATCGCTGTCCTCGGCTCAGGAGTTGACACAATCTACCCGCCGGAGAACAGGGGACTCGCCGATCGTATTGCAGCATCAGGATGTGTGGTGACCGAGTTCCCTGTCGGGGGAAAACCGAACAAGGAAAATTTTCCGAAACGGAACAGACTCATCAGCGGACTCTCTCTCGGTGTCCTTGTTGTGGAAGCGACGAGAGAGAGCGGGTCGCTCATAACGGCAACATGTGCGCTCGAGCAGAACAGGGAAGTCTTTGCCGTTCCCGGAAGCATTCTCTCACCGAATTCATCGGGCACGAATGACCTCATTCAGCGCGGGGCGAAACTCGTCCAGCAGGCCGAGGACATCATCGGAGAGCTGGCACCGATGCTCAAGGGCTATGTGAAGGCAAAGGCACAGGACCCCATCGTCATGACTGATGAAGAAAAAAGGCTCTGTGATATACTAACGGGAGAACCGCAGCACATTGATATGATATCGAGAGAGCTTGCGCAGCCTCCCTCGAGGCTCCTCGCTTCACTGCTCAACCTTGAACTCAAAGGGATCGTGAGACAGACAGAGGGCAAGCGGTTTTATCTCATCCAATAGGGTGGGGGATATGGTAACGGCAGAAGAATTACCTGGAACTAAAGGAGGTCGTCATTGAAGTCTCTTGTTATTGTCGAATCGCCGGCAAAGGCGAACACCATACATAAGATCCTCGGCAAAGAATATTCGGTAAAGGCCTCGGTGGGCCACATCAGGGATCTGCCCAAGAAGGAGATGGGCGTTGACGTCGGAAAGGACTTTGAGCCCCATTACGTGACGATCCCCGGCAAGGAGAAGGTGATCAGGGAATTGCGGAAGGCGGCCAAAGAGGCGGACAGAGTATATCTTGCGCCTGACCCTGACAGGGAGGGAGAGGCTATCGCCTGGCACATCGCATCCGTGATTTCAGACCCACGGTCCAAGGGGAGAGAAGAAAAGCTCCACCGGGTCACCTTCAATGAGATAACGGAGCGTGCGGTGCTTGAAGCCATAAAGAACCCGAAAACGATCGACACGAACAAAGTGGATGCCCAGCAGGCGAGAAGAATCCTTGACAGGCTTGTGGGATACGGCTTGAGTCCTCTTCTCTGGAAGAAGGTGCGTCGCGGGCTCAGCGCAGGTCGGGTCCAGTCTGTGGCCGTGAAACTCGTCGTCGACAGGGAGAGAGAGATCGACGCCTTTCAGAAAGAGGAATACTGGAATATAAACCTCCAGCTTGAAGGACCTCTTCCGCCGCAATTCCCTGCACGACTCTATAAATATGAGAATTCCCTCATTGTCAACCGTGAGGCTGAAGGCAGGGACCGTTTTCTTATCAGGACCGAGGAAGATGCTCAACGGCTTGTCAACGAGATCGGAAGGCGGACCCTCTCAGTATCGAAGGTCGAGAAAAAAGAGCGGAAACGGTCTCCCTATGCGCCTTTTACGACAAGCACCCTGCAGCAGGAAGCGGCACGAAAACTGAGATATACTGCAAAGAAGACGATGATGCTCAGCCAGCAGCTCTATGAGGGAGTAGAACTGGGAGACGAAGGTTCGGTCGGTCTGATTACCTATATGCGAACGGATGCTGTAAGGGTCGCGCCCGAGGCACAGGAATGGGCCCGGGAGTATATCGAGAAGAGATTCGGGAAAGAATATGCCCCTGAAAAACCTCCCTACTACAAGAGCAAGTCAGGGGCTCAGGAAGCCCATGAGGCCATAAGACCGACTGACCTGAAAAGGCCGCCACAGGCAGTGAAACAGTTCCTCTCAAGGGACCAGTATAGCCTCTACACGCTCATATGGAACAGGTTTATCGCGAGCCAGATGGCATCTTCGAGGCTTGAGCAGACAACCTTCATCATTGAAAATCCTGAAAAGACGGCGGAGATCAGGGCTTCAGGGACTGTGGTGAGATTTGACGGGTTCATGGCCCTTTATACAGAGAGCAAAGACGAGATCGAGGAAGAGGAAGGTGGTATTCTCCCTCTGTTGAAAGCGGGCGACGCCCTCAGAATCATCGACATGAAAGCGACCCAGCATTTTACCCAGCCCCCGCCGCGTTACACCGAGGCAACCCTTGTGAAGGCCCTTGAGGAGAAGGGGATAGGGAGACCGAGCACCTATGCAGCAATCCTTTCGACCATACAGGACAGAAAGTACGTACACAAAGTCGATGGGAGGTTTACGCCGACCGAGCTTGGCTCAGTTGTGAACGACCTCCTCGTCGAAAGGTTTCCTGAACTGATCGATATCGGTTTCACGGCGAAGATGGAAGGCGAACTGGACAGCGTGGAAGAAGGAGAGATGAACTGGGTGGAGGTGGTAAAGGATTTCTATAAACCCTTCAGCCATGACCTCTCTGAAGCAACGAAGACGATGGGCAAGATAAAGCCTGCCGATATACCGACCGATGTTATGTGCGAGAAATGCGGTATGCCGATGGTGATAAAGTGGGGACGGCACGGGAGGTTCATGGCGTGCTCAGGCTATCCGAACTGCAAGAACACGCGGCCCCTTGAAGGTCAGGGCACGGAGAACTCTGTTCAGGCGACGGACGAGAAGTGCGAGGTCTGCGGCTCCCCGATGGTCCTCAGGTCAGGGCGTTTCGGCAAGTTCCTCGCCTGTTCCCGTTATCCTGAATGCAAGACCACAAAACCCCTCTCCACAGGGGTCAAGTGCCCCGATGACGGAGGAGACATCGTAGAGAGACGGACAAAGAAAGGGAAACTTTTTTGGAGCTGCAACAACTACCCGAAATGCACCTTCGCCACATGGAATAAGCCGTTACCGAAGAAATGCCCCAACTGCGGCGCTGACTTTCTCTGTGAGAAGAGGGACAAGACGGGGCAGACGATTATCTTCTGCTCCAGGAAGGAATGCGGCTATACAGAGAAAGGGGAAGAGAAGCCGCAGGCTGAAGAACCTGCTTCGATACCCCTCTGACGGCATGGGTGATTGCTTTACCCCATTACCCTCATAAGAATACTCTCAATTCATGAGACCCATCATCATCGGAGTCGGCGGTGCCCACAGTGGCGCAGGGAAGACGACCTACGCCTCCCTGATCCTCGAGCGACTCAAGGGTTGGGGTGCGATAAAATATACGAAGACCGGCCTTTACAGTTCCCTCGTGGATGACATGACCGTCCTCATGACTGAAGGCAAGGACACAAGAAGGATGCTCGACTCCGGCGCCGAGAAGGTCCTCTGGGTTCAATCGACGCCCTCGGATCTCGGGGAGGTCCTTCCCATGGCCGTGGAGAGACTATCGGGACTTAGGGGGATTGTAGTCGAAGGGAACAGCGCAATTGAGTTTTTGAAGCCAGATATTATAGTATTTATATTGGGGTGTGTTAAGGAGGAGTTCAAGGAGAGTGCGCAGGAGATCCTGAGCAGATCGGACGCAGTGGTCTCTGAAGGGGAAACGCCTGAAGGAATATCCGGAAAGTCCAGGATATTTCAGAAATCCTCTGCGGGCAACGATGAACTCATCACCTATATAGAGATAATGGTCGAGAAAAAAGAAAAGATACGGTCGTCACTGAAGGAGAAGTCTGTTGCCGGCAAGATTTCCTGCCATGCAGCCAGGAAGATTGCTGAGGAACTGGATGTCCCCTATCCTGAGGTCGGCAGGACTGCCGACGATCTCGGGATAAAGGTGACGGCCTGTGAACTCGGTTGCTTTTGATGGGGACCATACTCTTTGAACTGAGCATGACCTTCTACTTCGCGGCCACCATCGTCAGTGTCATCGAACTCCTTCGGGGATCAAAGGCCACATCGAGACTGATCCTGGTATTTGCGATCGGCGGTTTCGTTCTCCAAACCATGACGATCATCGTCAGATACGCCGTTGCCGGCCATCTCCCGATCACGAGTCTCCACGAAGCATCGTCCTTCTTTGCTTGGTGCA
The nucleotide sequence above comes from Thermodesulfovibrionales bacterium. Encoded proteins:
- a CDS encoding argininosuccinate synthase encodes the protein MKKIVLAYSGGLDTSVAIAWLKETYGAEVIAFCADLGQGEDLDEVREKALKTGASKAYVEDLKEEFVSDYVFPMLRTNAIYEGTYLLGTSIARPLIAKRQIEIAQAEGAEAVSHGATGKGNDQVRFELTYYALKPDIKVIAPWREWPFKSRQSLIEYARAHGIPVTATKEKPYSTDRNLLHISYEGGILEDPWAEPPEDMYTMMVPPEKAPDKPTYIEISYKSGNPVAVNGTCMSPARLLETLNSIAGDNGIGRVDIVENRYVGMKSRGVYETPGGTILHVAHRAIESLTLDREVLHLRDSLIPRYAEIVYYGYWISPERETIQHLVDDIQKEVTGDVNLKLYKGSCLVAGRKSVKSLYHPEFATFEEDEIYNQKDAEGFIKLNALRLRVRRLLRSSHV
- the dprA gene encoding DNA-processing protein DprA yields the protein MSDLETWIALSMVPEIGPVTFRRLLTVYGEPASVFDAPLREISNVEGVGERRAKNIREFRAWKNVKKHLTCLDEIHARAVTFRDPEYPQLLREIESAPVLLYVRGTLKQEDRFAIAIVGSRKTSHYGREVAGKLSSELSASGFTIVSGMARGIDTISHTGSLQAGGRTIAVLGSGVDTIYPPENRGLADRIAASGCVVTEFPVGGKPNKENFPKRNRLISGLSLGVLVVEATRESGSLITATCALEQNREVFAVPGSILSPNSSGTNDLIQRGAKLVQQAEDIIGELAPMLKGYVKAKAQDPIVMTDEEKRLCDILTGEPQHIDMISRELAQPPSRLLASLLNLELKGIVRQTEGKRFYLIQ
- the topA gene encoding type I DNA topoisomerase → MKSLVIVESPAKANTIHKILGKEYSVKASVGHIRDLPKKEMGVDVGKDFEPHYVTIPGKEKVIRELRKAAKEADRVYLAPDPDREGEAIAWHIASVISDPRSKGREEKLHRVTFNEITERAVLEAIKNPKTIDTNKVDAQQARRILDRLVGYGLSPLLWKKVRRGLSAGRVQSVAVKLVVDREREIDAFQKEEYWNINLQLEGPLPPQFPARLYKYENSLIVNREAEGRDRFLIRTEEDAQRLVNEIGRRTLSVSKVEKKERKRSPYAPFTTSTLQQEAARKLRYTAKKTMMLSQQLYEGVELGDEGSVGLITYMRTDAVRVAPEAQEWAREYIEKRFGKEYAPEKPPYYKSKSGAQEAHEAIRPTDLKRPPQAVKQFLSRDQYSLYTLIWNRFIASQMASSRLEQTTFIIENPEKTAEIRASGTVVRFDGFMALYTESKDEIEEEEGGILPLLKAGDALRIIDMKATQHFTQPPPRYTEATLVKALEEKGIGRPSTYAAILSTIQDRKYVHKVDGRFTPTELGSVVNDLLVERFPELIDIGFTAKMEGELDSVEEGEMNWVEVVKDFYKPFSHDLSEATKTMGKIKPADIPTDVMCEKCGMPMVIKWGRHGRFMACSGYPNCKNTRPLEGQGTENSVQATDEKCEVCGSPMVLRSGRFGKFLACSRYPECKTTKPLSTGVKCPDDGGDIVERRTKKGKLFWSCNNYPKCTFATWNKPLPKKCPNCGADFLCEKRDKTGQTIIFCSRKECGYTEKGEEKPQAEEPASIPL